The nucleotide sequence ACCTTCTTACCGGTGCCGTGGGGCAGGGTGGTGGTACCGCGCACCATCTGGTCGCCGTGACGGGGGTCAACGCCCAGATTCACGGCGATATCGATGGTCTCATCGAAGCCGGCATTCGCCAGCGACTTCGCCAGCTCCAGCGCTTCGCGCACACCGTAAAGACGGTTGCGGTCTACTTTCTGCTTGGCTTCCAGATAGCGTTTGCCGTGTTGTGGCATGGTTTTGTTCCTCCTGTGGTGTGTTCTTCGGGTTTACCCCTCCCACAAGGGGCATTTCCGTATCGGACGAAACCCCTCTCTGTGTAGAGAGGGGATGGATCGCACGCCAGTTTTTCTGCTGCCGTACTACGAAGACACTATCTCGATGCCCATCGAGCGGGCAGTTCCCGCCACGATCCTCATCGCTGCCTCTTCGTCGTTGGCGTTGAGGTCGGGCATCTTGGTACGGGCAATCTCACGCAGTTGCTCCATCGTGATTTTGCCCACTTTCTGTCGGCTCGGTGTGGAAGAACCTTTCTCGATGCCCGCCGCCTTGCGTAGCAGCTCCGAAGCTGGTGGCGTCTTCGTAACGAAGGTGAACGAGCGGTCCTCGTAGATGGTGATCTCCACCGGAATGATAGACCCCACCTGCGAGGCGGTACGCTCGTTGTATTGCTTGATGAACTCCATCATGTTGATGCCGTAGGGTCCCAGCGAGGAGCCTACCGGCGGGGCAGGGGTTGCTTTCCCTGCCGGTATCTGCAACTTAACCACAGCCATAATCTTTTTCGCCAACGTGAACCCTCCGTTTTAGCGCGTCCTAAGTGATTTTCTCTATCTGCTCGAAATCGAACTCCACCGGCGTGTCCCGTCCGAACAGCGAAATGAGGACCCGCACTTTCTCTTTATCCGGTAGCACCTCCTGAATGGTGCCATGAAAATCGGTAAAAGGACCCGACACCACGCGCACCTGTTCCCCGGGCTGCCACGCCACGCGCGGCTTCTTCTGCGTGCCTTCGACCGTTTCAAGGATAGCCTCTACCTCTTTCTCCTGGAGAGGCACAGGCTTATCGCCCGAGGTGACGAAGCCGGTCACTCCTGCCGTGCTCTTCACCAGGTACCAGGTCTGCTCGTCCAGTATCATCTCGATGAGAATGTAACCCGGGAAGATTTTCCGGCTGACGGTGACCTTCTTGCCCTGGCGGGTGCGCATCTCCTGTTCGGTGGGCACGAGAATGCGAAAAATGCGGTCGCGCAGTCCCATCGCTTCTGCACGCCGCTCGATGGCGGTCTTGACCTTGTTTTCATGACCGGCGTAGGTATGGACGGCATACCATTGTTTTTGCATTGCCCACCCTCAGAACAGCTTGAGCGCGCGCGTTACCCACGACAGCAGGGCGTCCAGTGCCCCGATATACACGCTCATCAGCGCAATGAAGCCCAGCACAATCATCGTAGAACGGACAACCTGCTCGCGCGTGGGCCACTCACAACGTTTCAGCTCTATCCAAACGTCGTTCAGAAAGCGGCGAATACGCTCGATACTGGGTGTTTTGCGAATCGGAGGCTTACCCGCTCCCGAACTGGCGGGCTTTGCCCGTTCCGCTTCCTTCGTTTTTGTTTTCG is from Bacillota bacterium and encodes:
- the rplK gene encoding 50S ribosomal protein L11, which codes for MAKKIMAVVKLQIPAGKATPAPPVGSSLGPYGINMMEFIKQYNERTASQVGSIIPVEITIYEDRSFTFVTKTPPASELLRKAAGIEKGSSTPSRQKVGKITMEQLREIARTKMPDLNANDEEAAMRIVAGTARSMGIEIVSS
- the nusG gene encoding transcription termination/antitermination protein NusG is translated as MQKQWYAVHTYAGHENKVKTAIERRAEAMGLRDRIFRILVPTEQEMRTRQGKKVTVSRKIFPGYILIEMILDEQTWYLVKSTAGVTGFVTSGDKPVPLQEKEVEAILETVEGTQKKPRVAWQPGEQVRVVSGPFTDFHGTIQEVLPDKEKVRVLISLFGRDTPVEFDFEQIEKIT
- the secE gene encoding preprotein translocase subunit SecE, which codes for MGIAKTKTKEAERAKPASSGAGKPPIRKTPSIERIRRFLNDVWIELKRCEWPTREQVVRSTMIVLGFIALMSVYIGALDALLSWVTRALKLF